A single window of Gossypium arboreum isolate Shixiya-1 chromosome 13, ASM2569848v2, whole genome shotgun sequence DNA harbors:
- the LOC108461422 gene encoding uncharacterized protein LOC108461422, translating into MENFMKQMRGRFSGAEHGKTEESSSIRNQRMPPQKTRSFKAERTQNWFGKPFSGKMTSWNDDSNHKPEQVLAVAAAAATYVINSIAEPSIQDQKKTSAGLGPSLTRDKSRKEDKSFSTSKPGTVSKQFSGKGSTKGSGSAESKVAVPDGMDDNETKSAPSLKRPLTFADYLGNTSVTKQRSSSKPDMLSSQTESAALKPDVSTIKPASTAPKPDHPAIRTAAGRPEEPPTIEPRPETEQTKAEDWEKDEMAKIKERYKKLNSTILAWEEKKKKKAKNKLDRTESGLERKRARALLKFKNEMEYIKQAVAGARAQAEASQKKDELKAKEKANIIRKTGEVPRACFCC; encoded by the exons ATGGAGAATTTTATGAAGCAGATGAG GGGGAGATTTTCTGGTGCCGAACATGGAAAAACAGAGGAGTCGAGCAGTATTAGAAACCAACGGATGCCACCACAAAAAACTCGATCTTTCAAAGCAG AGAGAACTCAAAACTGGTTTGGAAAACCATTTTCTGGCAAAATGACAAGTTGGAATGACGACTCAAACCATAAACCAGAGCAAGTACTTGCAGTTGCAGCTGCAGCTGCTACATATGTCATTAACTCAATTGCAGAACCAAGCATCCAGGACCAGAAGAAGACCAGTGCAGGTCTTGGACCCTCTTTGACCAGAGATAAGAGCAGAAAGGAAGATAAGTCATTTTCAACATCGAAACCTGGCACTGTATCCAAACAATTCTCAG GCAAGGGTTCGACAAAAGGATCAGGAAGTGCAGAAAGTAAAGTGGCAGTGCCTGATGGCATGGATGATAACGAAACTAAATCTGCTCCATCACTTAAAAGACCTCTTACTTTTGCAGATTACTTAGGCAACACTAGCGTTACGAAACAAAGAAGTTCTTCTAAACCTGATATGCTTTCCAGTCAAACAGAAAGTGCAGCACTAAAACCTGATGTCTCCACCATAAAACCAGCAAGCACAGCACCAAAACCTGATCATCCTGCCATTAGAACTGCAGCAGGAAGACCTGAGGAGCCTCCTACCATAGAGCCAAGGCCAGAAACAGAGCAGACAAAAGCAGAGGATTGGGAGAAGGATGAGATGGCCAAGATCAAAGAACG GTATAAGAAGTTGAATAGCACTATACTTGCCTgggaggaaaagaagaagaagaaagccaAGAACAAGCTGGACAGAACAGAG AGTGGATTAGAGCGAAAGAGAGCACGGGCattactaaaatttaaaaatgaaatggAATATATCAAACAAGCTGTGGCTGGAGCAAGAGCACAGGCAGAGGCCAGCCAGAAAAAAGATGAGCTTAAAGCAAAGGAAAAGGCAAATATAATTAGAAAAACAGGAGAGGTTCCAAGGGCATGCTTCTGCTGCTGA
- the LOC108461421 gene encoding uncharacterized protein LOC108461421: protein MWGFASNAIASIGLKNSKESSRACSEFSDDDVCSNGSRDEGLECPICWESFNIVENVPYVLWCGHTLCQNCILGLQPAVLKLPTSQFEIPLFVSCPWCHLLSLRLVYKGNLKFPSKNFFLLWMIESLNGDRYGVVRRASPGDNQCNLMLGNQASSGVVRRELYAHGSQQIRSGDNGGSSNVERHHRFSLYKSLYFFVHLTTKFPLVIMLLMIVFFAIPGSVVILLLYLLVTVVFAVPSLLVMYFAFPMLNRLVREIAS, encoded by the coding sequence ATGTGGGGTTTTGCTTCTAACGCCATTGCAAGCATTGGGTTAAAGAATTCAAAAGAGTCGAGTCGAGCTTGTTCCGAGTTTTCAGACGATGATGTATGTTCTAATGGTAGTAGAGATGAAGGGTTGGAATGTCCCATTTGTTGGGAATCTTTCAACATCGTTGAGAATGTTCCTTATGTTTTATGGTGCGGTCATACCCTTTGCCAAAACTGCATCTTGGGGCTTCAACCTGCTGTTTTGAAACTCCCCACTTCTCAATTCGAGATCCCTTTGTTCGTTTCTTGCCCATGGTGCCACTTGCTATCGCTCCGCCTTGTTTATAAAGGGAACCTCAAGTTCCCTAGCAAGAATTTCTTCCTTCTATGGATGATTGAGAGCTTGAATGGTGATAGATATGGTGTTGTGAGGAGAGCTTCGCCTGGGGATAATCAGTGTAATCTAATGCTGGGAAATCAAGCTAGCAGTGGTGTTGTTAGGAGGGAGTTATATGCTCATGGTTCTCAACAAATTCGGTCTGGAGATAATGGTGGCAGTAGTAACGTGGAGAGGCATCATCGTTTCTCACTTTATAAGTCGTTGTATTTCTTTGTTCACCTTACAACCAAGTTCCCATTGGTCATCATGCTCCTTATGATTGTTTTCTTTGCAATACCAGGGAGTGTTGTTATCTTATTACTTTACTTACTGGTGACGGTTGTTTTTGCTGTCCCGTCTTTGTTGGTGATGTACTTTGCATTCCCTATGTTGAATAGGTTGGTAAGAGAAATAGCCTCATGA